A region of Diospyros lotus cultivar Yz01 chromosome 3, ASM1463336v1, whole genome shotgun sequence DNA encodes the following proteins:
- the LOC127798385 gene encoding uncharacterized protein LOC127798385, whose translation MALPRFIVLRSNEKNEYLGYIHENGESADGYLSFSETQAISPYAKFEVERPASARAAIGDLVHLRSCENNKYWVRTKNRSITGNPKEENWITATADKPEEDQSKESCTLFKLISVDAVESTVRIMHVQSGCYLCLWRLSWDPAVVFGRCVLANYNVFDGNGRDIFTVIDWESLLILPKYVAFKGDNDHYLCLRWIEGHPYMQFATKDIGDSTVPCEIFVTHDGNVRIKPTSSEKFWRRSPNWIWADSDHGADTINPPLDTLFRPVKVDDRTIALLNLGNNNFCKRLTTEGKTSCLNAAVPSVTKEAQLIVEEPVMTREIYDVKYKLDYSRVYDESILVATRNTATNYSQQSTTLDVKLSYTETRTTTWKISSSLKLGAKATFDVGLPLIFNGKVELSGEVQFGGEWGKTTTSTSVVEVVHKAVVPPMTKVTVNLIATNGKCDVPFSFFQRDTLYNGKTVITEVQGGTFTGSNYYNFNFETKEEKLQ comes from the coding sequence GTTTATCGTGCTCCGATCCAATGAGAAGAACGAATACTTGGGCTACATCCATGAAAATGGGGAGTCTGCTGATGGGTATCTCTCATTTTCGGAAACTCAGGCTATCAGCCCATATGCAAAATTTGAAGTGGAGAGACCAGCAAGTGCACGAGCTGCCATAGGTGACTTGGTGCACCTAAGGAGCTGTGAAAACAACAAATACTGGGTGCGAACAAAAAATCGTTCAATCACTGGAAATCCAAAGGAGGAGAACTGGATTACTGCAACGGCTGACAAGCCAGAGGAAGACCAATCCAAGGAGTCGTGCACACTGTTCAAGCTTATTTCTGTAGACGCAGTAGAGAGCACGGTTCGAATCATGCATGTCCAATCAGGATGCTATCTATGTTTATGGCGGTTGAGTTGGGATCCAGCAGTAGTTTTTGGTCGCTGCGTGTTGGCAAACTACAACGTTTTTGATGGTAATGGACGTGATATCTTCACGGTCATTGATTGGGAGTCGTTGCTGATTCTGCCCAAGTACGTGGCTTTCAAAGGGGACAACGATCACTATCTGTGTCTTCGTTGGATCGAGGGTCACCCATATATGCAGTTCGCAACTAAAGATATTGGTGATTCAACTGTGCCATGCGAGATCTTTGTTACTCATGACGGAAACGTCCGCATAAAGCCTACTAGTTCCGAAAAATTTTGGAGGCGCAGTCCAAATTGGATTTGGGCGGATTCTGATCACGGCGCTGACACCATTAACCCCCCGCTGGACACCTTGTTTCGCCCCGTCAAAGTCGACGATCGTACAATTGCTCTTCTCAACTTGGGCAACAATAATTTCTGCAAGAGGCTCACAACCGAGGGAAAGACAAGCTGCCTTAACGCAGCCGTCCCCTCTGTTACCAAAGAGGCCCAGCTAATAGTGGAAGAGCCTGTCATGACAAGAGAAATTTATGATGTCAAATACAAACTTGATTATTCCAGGGTGTACGATGAAAGCATCCTTGTTGCGACCAGGAATACTGCCACCAACTATAGCCAGCAATCCACCACTTTAGACGTGAAGCTTTCCTATACAGAAACCAGGACTACTACTTGGAAGATTTCGAGTTCACTCAAGTTAGGTGCGAAAGCCACCTTCGATGTTGGCCTTCCACTCATTTTTAACGGAAAGGTTGAATTATCTGGTGAAGTTCAATTTGGAGGGGAGTGGGGAAAGACCACGACATCGACCAGTGTAGTGGAGGTCGTACACAAAGCTGTTGTGCCTCCAATGACTAAGGTGACGGTGAATCTAATTGCAACAAATGGTAAGTGTGACGTTCCCTTCTCATTCTTTCAAAGGGACACTCTTTATAATGGGAAGACTGTCATAACTGAAGTGCAAGGTGGCACTTTCACTGGTTCTAATTATTACAACTTCAACTTTGAAACCAAAGAAGAGAAGCTGCAGTGA